The sequence ATTAAAGATTTCAGGTGTTCCGTACTTTTCAAGGGCTTCCTCAAGCGCAGCCACGCAGAAATCAGAATCAAGGCTGTTTGAAAGTCTCCAACTGAGAACTTTTCTGCTGTACCAATCCATAATAGCCACCAGATAGAGGAATCCTCTTCTCATTGGTATGTAGGTAATATCCGAGCACCAAACTTGATTAGGGCGGTTTATATCAATATCTCTAAGCAGATACGGATATGTCTTATGCTCCGGATGTGGAACACTGGTCTTGGGCTTCTGATAAACAGCAGCTATGCCCATCTTCTTCATAAGCCTGCTGACACGCTTGCGGCTAACATTGTATCCATACCTTCTGATAAGCTTTGCCATCTGTCTGGAACCAAAGTCAGGTGTCGCCATAAACTGCTTATCTATTATGCGCATGAGTTCAAGATTCAACGCCGACTCGCCTGACTCTTGATAGTAATAGCAGGAGCGGCTGATGCCCAAAAGCTCGCACTGACTGCTGATGGACAGGCTGCTTTTTACGTTATCGATCATAAGCTTCCTCCGGGATATGCTTACCGTTTCCCGAAGGCTCGCTGCAAAAAATCACGTTCCACCGTCAGCTGGCCTATTTTTGCGTGAAGATCCTTTATCTCAGACTCTGTTCGCTCTTCAGACTTGCAGGGCTTGTTGGCAAAGATTGATGCCATACCCTCTATGGCTTCTTTCTTCCACTTGGAAATCTGGTTCGGGTGAACATTATACTTGGCTGATAATTCTGATAAAGTCAACTCTTCTCGAAGAGCTTCAAGAGCTACTTTCGATTTAAACTCCGCTGAGTAACGGGTACGTTTGGCCTTTGACATCGCATGGTCCTCCAATATGCTTTTTACACCTTAGCATACTGTACAGATTTTGGGGACCACCTCTGGTTACACTCAAAAATCATAACGCCCGTAAAACGTTTCCTTATTCTTTTGAGCATATTTTTTTATCATGGACAAATCTCTTTTCAAAAACTCTGCTACGCCGTCTTCTCTTATTATTTTTTCATACAATCCTTTACGCTCTGCATATTCGGGTCTGAATAGCACAATAGAAAGCATACATCCAATATAGTGAAGGCTGAGTATATTACCAAGATAATCATCAAGAAATTTCTCATCACCAAGGTTAAGAGAAAGAATTTTATCTGTAAGCATAATTGCAAATCTCTTTAAATTCTTGCTGTCAATATCGTCCAAAAGACCATAGTCGAAACTGCGCTTATACTGCAAATCATGAGCAAGCTGGAGCATTGGTTTGTAGAATGATATATTTCCATTATTACAAAACATCTTAGCAATTATCAGTCGCACTATTTCAAGATAAATATTAACAGTATTTACTCCTGTCCATGTATTGGGATAAGGATAATAGAAATACCGCATCGGGATGAACTCACCTTCGGCACGTTGAGCCACTCTTGTGCCTGGATAAGGATTGAGCAGAAACATATTGGACTGTACTCTAACGTTTTTTATATCAGAGCATTGTACAGTGAAATCTATAATCTCATTAATCATCTTTTGTGAACCTAGTTCATCTTCATAAGGAGAGAGTATATATCCTAAAAAAACTTCTTGTTTACATTCTGTTTTTCTATCTTTTAAAAAAAAGATGAAATCCTTAAGAATTCTATATTCATCATCAAGTTCAGCAGTCGAGCGCAAGAGCCTGTATAGCCTTCTTCCAGTAAAACTATCTTCGATCACTCTATCTCTGCCTATAAAAAAAGTGTTTATATTAAACTGCTCAACTAGCCTGTAGAAATCTTCATCCAAGTCGGCAGGATCGACAAAAACATTCATTCCACCAAAGCCTGCATGACTATACACATTTTTCATAAAAGCTTCTGTATTTTGCCTGTTAATACGGCTGAATGGAGCACTGTCTGACAGTGACAAAATTATTTCAGATGGTAATTGTTCTTTGATTTCTTCAACTGATTTTTTAATCATTTTTCCAAGAACAGGAGTGTATTTCCTGTCAGTTTTGGCATGCTCAATGACACAGTAGTCACATCCATTCGGGCACGAATCGTTAAACATTGTTCTTATTTCAATGTTTTC is a genomic window of Geovibrio thiophilus containing:
- a CDS encoding IS3 family transposase (programmed frameshift), encoding MSKAKRTRYSAEFKSKVALEALREELTLSELSAKYNVHPNQISKWKKEAIEGMASIFANKPCKSEERTESEIKDLHAKIGQLTVERDFLQRAFETVSISRRKLMIDNVKSSLSISSQCELLGISRSCYYYQESGESALNLELMRIIDKQFMATPDFGSRQMAKLIRRYGYNVSRKRVSRLMKKMGIAAVYQKPKTSVPHPEHKTYPYLLRDIDINRPNQVWCSDITYIPMRRGFLYLVAIMDWYSRKVLSWRLSNSLDSDFCVAALEEALEKYGTPEIFNTDQGSQFTSYEFTQTLKDAGIKVSMDGKGRWMDNVMIERIWRTLKYSFVYLHAFDNGHELKRGLADWINFYNTGRPHSSLGDRTPYEAYNGLEIQIWKKDDKMTESFHLISV